One genomic region from Patescibacteria group bacterium encodes:
- a CDS encoding helix-turn-helix domain-containing protein yields the protein MLEQNLQKLGFSKNETTVYLALFELGKSRAGKIIEHTGLHRNLVYTALEELVKKDLVSKVERRKVAVFEANSPEYLKESIERKLDVAAGVIEELKKKQTTTPRDINVYEGNEGTILTRQRAVENIQPGDTYYVLGISEQNSSPVLDPYFAKLNKKIMSRGAHLKALIGSSSSEMAERRGLTYGENAKSLPFGAETPMWFSFYHDILNISVADTDPVTFSIRSKQAVEGFKKYFEYFWKQPVRMENGMPALKKVFYDMLTELKPGEEYYVFGTALGTDPKYGDFFDQYHRDRIKKGVIVKMLSYQENLREIKERFFVKGGDPEGKISFIKPFISAPPIPMQITMYRGKTRLLFSGVEPVIFYFEQPEVYQGFKKYFEEIWEQDTYIARGPEVLRDLWLEADKQGGISWIGARGYFVDRYPKMFAEIVEHAKKIKGLKWKNIIDLSFKGHALTKLPWMETKYLLSAPTKNPNVIWLLKDKIAITNWAENEPVIFVSQNKYIVQSYNDYFNELWNSK from the coding sequence ATGCTGGAACAAAATTTACAAAAATTGGGCTTTTCTAAAAATGAAACCACGGTATATTTAGCGCTTTTTGAATTGGGCAAATCTCGGGCCGGTAAAATCATTGAACATACCGGCTTGCATCGAAATTTGGTGTACACGGCGCTGGAAGAATTGGTAAAAAAAGATTTGGTATCTAAAGTGGAGCGTCGTAAGGTGGCAGTATTTGAAGCCAACAGTCCCGAATATTTAAAAGAGAGTATTGAGCGAAAATTGGATGTTGCTGCTGGCGTGATTGAAGAATTAAAAAAGAAACAAACTACCACCCCTCGCGACATTAATGTTTATGAAGGCAATGAAGGAACTATTCTGACGCGCCAGCGGGCAGTAGAAAATATCCAGCCGGGTGATACTTATTATGTTTTGGGAATTTCAGAGCAGAATAGCAGTCCGGTGCTGGACCCATACTTTGCTAAATTAAATAAAAAGATTATGTCCCGGGGCGCGCATTTAAAGGCGCTGATAGGAAGTTCCAGCTCTGAGATGGCCGAGCGGCGCGGTTTGACTTATGGGGAAAATGCGAAAAGTTTACCCTTTGGCGCCGAAACCCCGATGTGGTTTTCTTTTTATCACGATATTTTAAATATCAGCGTGGCCGATACTGACCCGGTGACATTTTCCATCCGCAGTAAGCAGGCAGTAGAGGGATTTAAAAAATATTTTGAATATTTTTGGAAACAGCCGGTGAGAATGGAAAATGGTATGCCGGCGTTGAAAAAAGTTTTTTACGACATGCTTACCGAACTAAAACCCGGAGAGGAGTATTATGTTTTCGGGACAGCTTTAGGCACTGACCCTAAGTATGGAGATTTTTTTGACCAATATCATCGCGACCGCATTAAAAAAGGGGTAATAGTAAAAATGTTGTCTTATCAGGAAAATTTAAGAGAGATAAAGGAAAGATTTTTTGTGAAGGGCGGCGATCCCGAAGGCAAAATAAGTTTTATCAAACCGTTTATTTCCGCACCGCCCATACCAATGCAGATAACTATGTACAGGGGCAAAACCCGTTTGCTTTTTAGCGGTGTTGAACCGGTGATATTTTATTTTGAGCAGCCCGAGGTGTATCAAGGTTTTAAAAAATATTTTGAAGAAATTTGGGAGCAGGACACTTATATCGCTCGCGGACCCGAGGTCTTGCGGGATTTATGGTTGGAGGCGGACAAACAAGGTGGGATTAGCTGGATCGGCGCGCGTGGTTATTTCGTGGACCGTTATCCCAAAATGTTCGCCGAGATTGTGGAACACGCCAAAAAAATTAAAGGGCTTAAGTGGAAAAATATCATTGATTTGAGTTTTAAAGGGCATGCTTTGACTAAACTGCCCTGGATGGAAACTAAATATCTTTTGTCGGCGCCGACCAAGAATCCCAACGTCATCTGGCTTTTGAAAGATAAAATAGCGATTACCAATTGGGCTGAGAACGAGCCGGTGATATTTGTGTCTCAAAATAAATATATCGTGCAAAGTTATAATGATTATTTTAATGAGTTGTGGAATTCTAAGTAA